One segment of Leptospirillum ferrooxidans C2-3 DNA contains the following:
- the eno gene encoding phosphopyruvate hydratase translates to MSEISEILAREVLDSRGNPTVMVDVLLESGAQGSAMVPSGASTGSREALELRDQDPSRYRGKGCLKAIAHVQGVIRETLVGLPADEQSLIDETMCAIDGTENKGHLGANAILGVSMAVARAASMDHDLPLYRYIGGSLSRILPTPFMNVINGGAHADNNLDFQEFMIVPHGAESYGEALRMGSEVFWTLKKVLSDRGLTTLVGDEGGFAPSLASHSQALELLLEAIREAGYEPGQDVSLALDAAATEFFKNGVYTLSGENRTLTTASLIDYYEELISKYPIVSIEDGLSEDDWEGWVEMTRRIGGAVQLVGDDLFVTNTRYLVEGIERRAASAILVKLNQVGTVTETVDATTMALQNRMGAMISHRSGETEDTFIADLAVALGTGQIKTGSLSRGERLAKYNRLLQIEEELGDQAIYLGLENLRRKMN, encoded by the coding sequence ATGAGCGAGATTTCTGAGATCCTGGCGAGGGAAGTGTTGGATTCCCGTGGAAATCCCACTGTGATGGTGGATGTTCTGCTGGAAAGCGGCGCCCAGGGTTCCGCAATGGTTCCCTCGGGAGCCTCCACCGGATCACGGGAAGCTCTCGAACTTCGCGATCAGGACCCATCCCGCTATCGGGGAAAGGGTTGCCTGAAAGCGATCGCTCATGTTCAGGGAGTGATCCGGGAAACATTGGTTGGCCTTCCCGCCGACGAGCAGTCCCTTATCGATGAAACCATGTGCGCCATTGATGGAACCGAAAACAAGGGCCATCTTGGGGCCAATGCCATCTTGGGAGTTTCAATGGCAGTTGCCCGTGCAGCTTCTATGGATCACGATCTTCCTCTGTATCGCTATATCGGTGGCAGCCTTTCCAGAATCCTTCCGACGCCGTTCATGAACGTGATCAATGGAGGTGCCCACGCCGACAACAATCTGGATTTTCAGGAGTTCATGATTGTTCCCCATGGTGCAGAAAGTTACGGGGAAGCCCTCAGAATGGGTTCGGAGGTTTTCTGGACACTGAAGAAGGTGCTCTCCGACAGGGGGCTAACCACCCTGGTCGGTGACGAAGGTGGTTTTGCCCCGAGCCTCGCATCTCATTCCCAGGCTCTGGAGCTTTTGCTGGAAGCGATCCGGGAAGCAGGCTATGAGCCGGGACAGGATGTTTCCCTGGCGCTCGATGCTGCGGCAACGGAATTTTTCAAAAATGGTGTCTATACCCTCTCCGGGGAAAATCGGACGCTCACTACCGCCAGCCTGATCGACTATTATGAGGAACTGATTTCCAAATATCCGATCGTTTCCATTGAGGACGGCCTTTCTGAGGACGATTGGGAGGGATGGGTCGAAATGACACGCCGGATCGGTGGCGCTGTCCAGCTTGTGGGCGATGACCTCTTTGTCACGAATACACGATATCTGGTCGAGGGAATTGAGCGAAGGGCGGCTTCTGCCATTTTGGTCAAGCTAAACCAGGTGGGGACTGTGACGGAAACGGTCGATGCGACAACGATGGCCCTTCAGAATCGCATGGGTGCAATGATCTCGCACCGATCCGGAGAGACCGAGGACACCTTCATCGCGGATCTCGCAGTCGCTCTCGGGACAGGTCAGATCAAGACCGGTTCCCTTTCCCGGGGAGAGCGTCTGGCCAAATACAATCGCCTCCTTCAGATTGAGGAAGAGTTGGGGGACCAGGCCATTTATCTGGGTCTTGAGAATCTTCGCCGGAAGATGAACTGA
- the gatA gene encoding Asp-tRNA(Asn)/Glu-tRNA(Gln) amidotransferase subunit GatA: MGKTQDIGKLLSSVADFARARDEGSVTIEEVTEFCLSRIDSRDGKLGAFLTINPNAKNRARQLDNRRSELSKRSLFYGYPIAIKDNLNIEGLPTTCASRILANHRSIYTATAVSRLLSAGAVVLGKTNMDEFAMGSSTENSAMGITRNPWDHDRVPGGSSGGSAVAVSGGMAPMSLGSDTGGSIRQPAAFCGVLGLKPTYGRISRQGLVAFSSSLDQIGPFAQNPLDALHVTVLLSGHDPLDMTSSTRDPLEMVHDYEKPLKGKVVGIPEEFWGEGMDPQVRESLEKSRELLVKAGMVLKPVRLPSTQYAVNVYYLIATSEAASNLSRFDGIRYGERKTGARDLKELYEKSRGEGFGPEVKRRILLGTFALSAGYQDQYYRKAQKVQALIREEFMRSFSECDLLFAPVTPTPAFRFGEKISDPLSMYLSDIFTISANLAGLPALSTPSFPTSNGLPVGAQLIGPHWSEGVLLKAASVLHEGVHPGLAPWKGGS; this comes from the coding sequence ATGGGGAAAACACAGGATATCGGAAAGCTTTTATCTTCAGTTGCGGACTTTGCAAGAGCAAGGGATGAAGGTTCTGTCACGATAGAAGAGGTCACGGAGTTTTGTCTTTCGAGAATCGACTCCCGCGATGGCAAGCTCGGGGCCTTTTTGACCATTAATCCCAACGCGAAAAACCGGGCCCGCCAGCTCGACAACCGGCGCTCCGAACTGAGCAAAAGATCATTGTTTTATGGTTATCCCATTGCGATCAAGGACAATCTGAATATAGAGGGTCTCCCCACGACCTGTGCATCCAGAATTCTTGCAAACCACCGTTCCATCTATACGGCAACAGCTGTGTCGAGGCTTCTGTCGGCCGGTGCCGTGGTGCTTGGAAAGACCAATATGGACGAGTTTGCAATGGGATCTTCCACGGAAAACTCGGCAATGGGTATTACCAGAAACCCATGGGATCATGACAGGGTTCCCGGGGGCTCTTCTGGCGGGTCGGCTGTGGCTGTTTCCGGAGGAATGGCTCCCATGTCCCTCGGTTCCGATACCGGTGGTTCCATTCGTCAGCCGGCCGCTTTTTGTGGAGTCCTTGGCCTTAAGCCCACATACGGAAGAATTTCCCGTCAGGGACTGGTGGCATTTTCCTCTTCGCTCGACCAGATTGGTCCATTTGCTCAGAATCCACTGGATGCGCTCCATGTGACGGTTCTATTGTCAGGACATGATCCACTGGACATGACCTCCTCGACGAGGGATCCGCTGGAGATGGTCCATGATTATGAAAAACCGTTGAAAGGAAAAGTTGTTGGAATCCCCGAGGAGTTCTGGGGCGAGGGGATGGATCCCCAGGTTCGGGAATCCCTCGAGAAGTCCAGGGAGCTTCTGGTAAAGGCGGGAATGGTTCTGAAGCCGGTCCGTCTACCTTCGACCCAATATGCGGTCAATGTTTATTACCTGATTGCCACAAGCGAGGCCGCTTCCAATCTTTCCCGATTCGACGGTATCCGCTATGGGGAGAGAAAGACTGGTGCCAGGGATCTGAAAGAGCTTTATGAAAAAAGTCGGGGAGAAGGATTTGGTCCAGAGGTCAAAAGACGCATTCTTCTTGGAACATTCGCCCTGTCAGCCGGTTATCAGGATCAATACTACAGAAAGGCCCAGAAGGTTCAGGCCCTTATCAGGGAAGAGTTCATGAGGTCATTCTCAGAATGTGATCTGCTTTTTGCGCCGGTGACACCGACTCCTGCATTCCGGTTCGGGGAAAAGATCTCTGATCCGCTTTCCATGTACCTTTCCGACATCTTTACGATTTCGGCCAATCTTGCCGGGTTGCCGGCCCTCTCGACACCTTCTTTCCCAACATCGAACGGGCTTCCGGTGGGCGCGCAACTGATCGGTCCCCATTGGTCGGAGGGGGTTCTCCTGAAAGCGGCGTCTGTTCTCCATGAAGGTGTCCATCCCGGGCTTGCTCCCTGGAAAGGGGGTTCCTGA
- a CDS encoding sensor domain-containing protein, with the protein MIPVRKVYGAKGTFLLEIVVWAVLVFLPVLEMSHDDNSLGRIDHRIARLSPIENDLTGLLRVLHSSLLSRLTHQGAIQSVQKHYIDGLFIQSDSLLADIQSKKSLLDTEEKSLLTELETRVEALHRELLLPTAVGDLPREAMNVDLFSMRFSYALTDTVKRLVHQRKALLGKKHYWQILELLTFSLILARVLFSFLSRRREEELYLRWASERTSDLVIILSPEGKIRYVNPSLASYLGSGEKGSSPKKQARKLETSLSGKSIFPLAGSFPLFSRIAGQWKSLLRDGHVNSLDFPFTGGDSELRWFSLRMTEISDDLLGVCGYECRFVDITSLKKSEGELASQKEWLRITMNSIGDGVVAMDLSGRITFINRVAAFLMGINEESAMGQDISQVLFMVHEEKNEQIELPLSRILREDVIATIPGPVAIRTSSGELIPITDSLAPIHNHLGEIVGSIFVFQESTERRQAQEALWNMKYHDQLTGLPNDRLFRERLISFIALYPETGKGLCVFAVGIDHFKKINDTYGHGLGNEFLQQFAARLSETIPSGDSLARLGGDEFLVLISDFLDAERMAEKARQILMQMRKPFLLGEHKVSMTVSIGISVFPDDGQTEDLLIRNADIALNSVKDRGRNDFCFYSPLMNPNSQEEIELRADLQDAIREDSLELHYQPKVNAKTGEIVGVEALIRWDHPQKGMLRPHQFIKMAEEQGLIVSLGEWVLKRATRDAKILCERWSRVSVSVNVSVRQLVEPDFYEYVRRALLISGLDPSLLVLEVTESIFAKEIAEIEMNVQKVKEMGVKLSLDDFGTGFSSLGNLTRFSPDEIKVDKSFVDQMMSGGKELELIRTMLSIGLTMRINVVIEGVETLEQRDYLFKRGANVFQGYFYSPPVPYKELLGLMSAGFAPAGSERIDPSLSLDC; encoded by the coding sequence ATGATCCCAGTAAGAAAAGTTTATGGCGCCAAAGGAACTTTTCTTCTTGAGATTGTTGTTTGGGCTGTTCTTGTTTTTTTACCCGTTCTCGAGATGTCCCATGATGATAATTCCCTTGGCCGGATTGACCACCGGATTGCTCGTCTTTCCCCGATCGAGAACGATCTGACGGGGCTCTTGCGTGTTCTCCACTCTTCCCTTCTTTCCCGTCTGACCCACCAGGGAGCGATCCAGAGCGTTCAAAAACATTATATCGATGGCTTGTTTATCCAGTCCGATTCATTGTTGGCCGATATCCAATCGAAAAAGTCCCTTCTCGATACCGAAGAGAAATCTCTCCTGACAGAACTTGAAACCCGTGTGGAGGCCTTGCACCGGGAGCTTTTGCTCCCGACCGCAGTGGGAGACCTGCCGAGGGAAGCCATGAATGTGGATCTCTTTTCCATGCGTTTTTCCTATGCGTTGACCGATACGGTCAAACGCCTCGTCCATCAGCGAAAGGCGTTATTGGGAAAGAAACATTATTGGCAAATTCTGGAGCTCTTGACCTTTTCCCTGATCCTTGCCCGTGTCCTGTTTTCATTCCTTTCGAGAAGGCGGGAAGAGGAGCTCTATCTGAGATGGGCATCTGAACGGACAAGCGATCTGGTGATCATCTTGTCTCCCGAGGGGAAGATCCGGTATGTCAACCCTTCTCTTGCGAGTTATCTTGGGTCGGGTGAAAAAGGATCCTCTCCCAAAAAACAGGCAAGAAAATTGGAGACATCTCTGTCCGGAAAATCCATCTTTCCTCTCGCGGGGAGTTTCCCTCTTTTTTCCAGAATCGCAGGACAATGGAAATCCTTGCTGAGAGACGGCCATGTCAACAGTCTTGATTTTCCTTTTACGGGAGGGGACTCGGAGTTAAGATGGTTTTCACTCAGAATGACAGAGATCTCCGATGACCTTCTCGGAGTGTGTGGGTACGAATGCCGATTTGTCGACATTACCTCCCTCAAGAAAAGTGAGGGAGAGCTGGCGAGCCAGAAAGAGTGGCTTCGGATCACCATGAATTCCATCGGGGACGGGGTTGTTGCGATGGATCTTTCTGGCCGGATCACCTTCATTAACCGGGTTGCGGCCTTTTTGATGGGGATCAATGAGGAATCTGCGATGGGTCAGGATATTTCCCAGGTACTGTTTATGGTTCATGAGGAGAAAAATGAGCAGATTGAGCTTCCGCTTTCAAGAATCCTCCGGGAAGATGTGATCGCCACGATTCCGGGGCCGGTTGCTATCCGGACCTCTTCCGGTGAATTGATTCCGATAACGGATTCCCTCGCTCCCATCCATAATCACCTTGGGGAGATCGTCGGGTCGATTTTTGTTTTTCAGGAAAGTACGGAACGGAGACAGGCTCAGGAAGCCCTGTGGAACATGAAATATCACGATCAGCTGACAGGTCTTCCAAACGACAGGCTTTTTCGGGAACGGCTGATTTCTTTTATTGCCCTATATCCTGAAACAGGGAAGGGATTGTGTGTGTTTGCCGTGGGAATCGATCATTTCAAAAAGATCAATGACACCTATGGCCATGGACTGGGAAATGAATTTCTTCAGCAATTTGCGGCCAGACTTTCAGAGACGATCCCTTCGGGAGACTCTCTGGCACGTCTGGGTGGAGATGAGTTTCTTGTTCTGATCTCAGATTTTCTGGATGCGGAGAGAATGGCTGAAAAAGCCAGGCAGATCTTGATGCAGATGAGAAAGCCTTTCTTATTGGGTGAGCATAAGGTGTCCATGACCGTTTCCATCGGTATCTCCGTTTTTCCCGATGATGGTCAAACAGAGGACCTTCTGATCCGAAACGCGGATATCGCACTCAATTCGGTGAAGGACAGGGGGAGAAATGACTTTTGTTTTTATTCTCCCCTGATGAATCCGAACTCACAAGAGGAAATTGAGCTTCGTGCAGATCTTCAGGATGCGATCAGGGAAGATTCCCTGGAGCTTCATTACCAGCCGAAAGTCAATGCCAAAACAGGTGAAATCGTCGGAGTTGAAGCTCTCATCCGATGGGATCATCCACAAAAGGGAATGCTCCGTCCCCATCAGTTTATCAAGATGGCAGAAGAGCAGGGATTGATTGTCAGTCTGGGGGAGTGGGTCCTGAAAAGAGCGACCCGAGATGCAAAAATCCTGTGTGAACGATGGAGCAGGGTCAGCGTTTCGGTCAATGTTTCCGTTCGTCAGCTGGTTGAGCCGGATTTTTACGAATACGTTCGCAGGGCTCTTTTGATATCAGGGCTGGACCCTTCCCTATTGGTTCTTGAGGTAACGGAGTCGATCTTTGCAAAAGAAATTGCCGAGATAGAGATGAACGTTCAAAAGGTCAAGGAGATGGGCGTAAAATTATCCCTGGATGATTTTGGAACAGGATTTTCCTCACTGGGGAATCTGACCCGCTTTTCACCGGATGAGATCAAGGTGGACAAAAGCTTTGTCGACCAGATGATGTCGGGAGGAAAAGAGCTTGAGCTGATCCGGACCATGCTTTCCATCGGATTGACAATGCGGATCAACGTTGTGATAGAAGGTGTTGAAACCCTTGAGCAGAGGGACTATCTTTTCAAAAGGGGCGCAAATGTCTTTCAGGGATATTTCTATAGCCCCCCTGTTCCCTATAAGGAGCTTTTAGGCCTTATGTCGGCCGGTTTTGCTCCTGCAGGAAGTGAACGGATTGACCCGAGCCTTTCCCTGGACTGTTAG
- the gatC gene encoding Asp-tRNA(Asn)/Glu-tRNA(Gln) amidotransferase subunit GatC, with translation MKITKEQVLHVARLSSLSLDSGEEERVALELSRILDYVEGLASVQLPPPGIIAKEETDGLTVMAGDIPASSLPPSTVFLNAPDSHGGFFRVPRIVEEGR, from the coding sequence GTGAAAATCACTAAAGAACAGGTCTTGCATGTGGCAAGGCTTTCGAGCCTGAGCCTTGATTCCGGGGAAGAGGAGCGCGTCGCCCTTGAGCTTTCGCGCATACTCGATTATGTGGAAGGCCTGGCTTCTGTCCAATTGCCCCCCCCGGGTATTATTGCGAAGGAAGAGACGGATGGATTGACTGTAATGGCCGGGGATATTCCCGCCAGCTCCCTTCCACCATCCACTGTTTTTTTGAATGCACCGGATAGCCATGGAGGATTCTTTAGAGTCCCCCGTATTGTTGAGGAAGGTCGTTAA
- the panD gene encoding aspartate 1-decarboxylase — MLRVMLRSKIHRATVTQADLEYEGSLTLDEDLMDAAGLIPFEQVVMSNLNNGERFATYVIPGERKSGVVCLNGPTARKGAVGDRVIIFCYAHYSDEDLKSYRPVIVKVHPDNQIRSREYGF, encoded by the coding sequence ATGTTGAGAGTCATGTTGCGTTCCAAAATTCATAGAGCCACCGTCACCCAGGCGGATCTGGAATACGAGGGAAGTTTGACCCTCGATGAAGATCTGATGGATGCTGCCGGGCTCATTCCTTTCGAGCAGGTCGTTATGAGTAACCTGAATAATGGTGAACGCTTTGCAACCTATGTCATTCCCGGAGAGAGAAAAAGTGGGGTTGTCTGCCTGAATGGTCCCACCGCCAGGAAAGGTGCTGTTGGAGACCGGGTCATTATTTTTTGCTATGCACACTATTCCGATGAGGATCTCAAAAGCTATCGGCCGGTGATCGTCAAGGTTCATCCCGATAACCAGATCCGCTCAAGAGAGTACGGATTCTGA
- a CDS encoding FtsB family cell division protein: MSSQPARPEQQGNDRRLFIWLFLIAGTFLLIYSARALFSSETGLYALFHYQFARRDLRSEKSSLEKHVLDETKEVRDLRLDPFALEKVARERQHRVRPGEILVLPKSQNLLSRD, from the coding sequence ATGTCCTCCCAGCCGGCCCGTCCAGAGCAGCAGGGAAATGACCGGAGGCTTTTTATCTGGCTTTTTCTGATCGCCGGTACTTTTTTGCTGATCTATTCCGCTCGAGCGCTTTTTTCATCGGAAACAGGGCTTTATGCCCTGTTTCATTATCAGTTTGCCAGGAGAGACTTGAGGTCCGAGAAAAGCTCTCTTGAAAAACATGTTCTGGATGAAACAAAGGAAGTCCGCGATTTGAGGCTGGACCCATTTGCACTGGAAAAGGTTGCAAGGGAACGGCAGCACAGAGTACGCCCCGGAGAAATCCTTGTCCTTCCCAAGAGCCAAAACCTCCTTTCCCGAGACTAA
- the gatB gene encoding Asp-tRNA(Asn)/Glu-tRNA(Gln) amidotransferase subunit GatB, which translates to MSDDSIDPTSTLSQSKYEMVVGLEVHSQLLTKTKMFCRCENRFGAEPNTLTCPVCLGYPGVLPVMNERALRLGIRLGLALGCSIHRKSFFDRKHYFYPDLPKGYQISQFDHPLLTGGSISLLGPDAGKTIRIHRIHMEEDAGKNLHAGLADSSHVDLNRAGVPLLEIVSEPDIRSPSEAVSYLKQLRQILRASGVSDGNMEEGSFRCDANVSLRLRGESRFGVKVEVKNMNSFRFVQKALVYEFSRQSELLDRGERIRSETRLFDTGNGRTLPMRSKEEALDYRFFPEPDIPMVFFPEEWIDEERKNLPELPEEKAIRLARELGIDPSDARTLVFEEELVVFFEEALSHFEPMSKVRGFELSKGRSRLLHFVLSEVLREWNRRGDAALSSGGAAQGLAHILAGVMDESLSLNQAKEVYLLSLDLEQHPSEVIKEKGFAQVSGEGALSAWIDEMISENPKEVSDFCSGKDRLLGFLVGQVMKKSAGKANPQKVNELIRQKLMPSST; encoded by the coding sequence ATGAGCGATGATTCCATCGATCCGACCAGCACCTTGTCTCAGTCAAAGTACGAGATGGTTGTCGGGCTTGAGGTTCATTCCCAGCTTTTGACAAAAACGAAGATGTTTTGCCGGTGTGAAAACCGGTTCGGCGCTGAACCGAACACCCTGACGTGTCCGGTTTGTCTGGGTTACCCTGGCGTTCTGCCGGTGATGAACGAGAGAGCCCTCCGTCTGGGAATCCGTCTTGGTCTGGCATTGGGATGCTCGATTCATCGAAAAAGTTTTTTTGACCGGAAACATTATTTTTATCCGGACCTTCCCAAAGGCTATCAGATCTCACAGTTCGATCATCCTCTGTTGACCGGAGGATCGATTTCCCTTCTTGGTCCGGATGCGGGAAAAACGATCCGGATCCATCGGATTCATATGGAAGAGGACGCTGGGAAAAACCTTCATGCGGGACTTGCGGATTCAAGCCATGTGGACCTCAATCGGGCGGGTGTTCCCCTTCTGGAGATCGTTTCCGAGCCCGATATCCGCTCCCCATCGGAGGCTGTTTCCTATTTGAAGCAACTTCGCCAGATCCTTCGCGCCAGTGGCGTCTCCGATGGAAACATGGAGGAAGGATCCTTTCGTTGCGATGCAAACGTCTCCCTTCGCCTGAGGGGTGAGAGCCGTTTCGGGGTGAAGGTCGAGGTCAAGAACATGAATTCTTTCCGATTTGTCCAGAAGGCTCTCGTCTATGAGTTTTCTCGCCAATCGGAGCTTTTGGATCGGGGAGAGAGGATTCGAAGCGAAACAAGGCTTTTTGATACGGGTAATGGCCGTACACTGCCCATGCGTTCGAAAGAGGAGGCTCTCGATTACCGCTTTTTCCCGGAGCCGGATATTCCCATGGTCTTTTTTCCGGAAGAATGGATTGATGAAGAGCGGAAGAATTTGCCTGAGCTTCCTGAAGAAAAAGCCATCCGGCTTGCACGGGAGTTGGGCATTGATCCGTCCGATGCCAGAACTCTTGTTTTTGAGGAAGAGCTGGTGGTCTTTTTTGAGGAAGCGCTTTCCCATTTCGAACCGATGTCAAAGGTCAGGGGTTTTGAGCTCTCCAAAGGTCGTTCAAGACTGCTCCATTTTGTCCTTTCGGAGGTCTTGAGGGAATGGAACCGAAGAGGAGATGCCGCACTGTCTTCAGGTGGGGCGGCGCAGGGTCTTGCTCATATTCTGGCGGGCGTGATGGATGAAAGTCTCTCTCTCAACCAGGCCAAGGAAGTCTATCTTCTTTCTCTTGACCTCGAGCAGCACCCTTCAGAGGTGATCAAGGAAAAAGGTTTTGCACAAGTTTCAGGGGAGGGAGCACTGTCCGCCTGGATTGACGAGATGATTTCTGAAAATCCGAAGGAAGTCTCTGATTTTTGTTCTGGAAAAGACCGGTTGCTGGGATTTCTGGTGGGGCAGGTGATGAAGAAATCCGCAGGGAAAGCGAATCCGCAAAAAGTCAATGAATTGATTCGCCAAAAGCTTATGCCTTCATCGACATGA
- a CDS encoding NapC/NirT family cytochrome c has translation MGKGELVLQWAFVCLMLLVLGGGLSLGGHLLEEKREFCLTCHEMKPLGDGYYASGASRHHQNCIICHSGPGVIGALGAQMTGVKELLVHAMGTPHPAVSYVGGVVPNENCLKCHTRGYDRAAHEGFPAKEKSCALCHNHYKDASFGGEIPLGTFPSSDLLPGGNVRKFLKAISYQDSPDHAFFARNGYTLK, from the coding sequence TTGGGAAAAGGTGAGCTGGTTCTGCAGTGGGCTTTTGTCTGCCTGATGCTTCTGGTCCTTGGTGGGGGCTTGTCTTTGGGGGGACACCTTCTTGAGGAAAAACGGGAGTTTTGTCTGACCTGTCATGAAATGAAACCTCTTGGTGATGGCTATTATGCTTCGGGAGCGAGCCGTCATCATCAGAATTGCATCATCTGCCATTCTGGCCCCGGTGTGATCGGTGCTCTTGGCGCCCAGATGACAGGAGTGAAGGAACTGCTGGTCCATGCGATGGGAACTCCTCATCCTGCAGTCTCCTATGTGGGTGGAGTTGTGCCGAATGAAAATTGCCTGAAGTGTCATACTCGCGGCTATGACCGGGCTGCCCATGAAGGGTTTCCTGCAAAAGAGAAATCCTGTGCCCTGTGTCATAACCATTACAAGGATGCAAGCTTCGGTGGAGAGATTCCTCTGGGAACCTTCCCATCCTCGGATCTGTTGCCAGGGGGGAATGTCAGAAAGTTCCTGAAGGCCATTTCCTATCAGGACTCTCCAGACCATGCGTTTTTTGCGAGAAATGGCTACACCTTAAAATAG